The DNA sequence GGGCCGAGGGCGCGTCCCTTCCGCAGGAGTCGCCTGCCATCGGGTCCGGCGATATTGTGCCCCAGAATCTTGCCCACGGCCTCCGCGATGGGGACCGGGCCGAACTTCATCCCTCGATCTTCTTCTTCACGCAGGAGAAGAATTGCGTGGTCATTTTCATCGTAACCGGCTTCATCAGCCGCGACGCCAGGCTCGCGATCGTCCCCACGACGCGAACGTCCGCTTTCCAAGCGAGCTCGGTGGTGCCGTCGGCGCCGTCTTGGAGCTCGAGCTCGCTAGCCACGTCGATCGAGCTCCCCGGGGCGGTTCCACTCATCTTCATCCTGGCCGAGTCCGGTTCGTTCAGAGCGGTCCATTCGATGATCGTCTTGAACTTGACCTTCACCGTTCCCAGGCCGAGAGCCCCGAGCGCTTGAAAC is a window from the Vicinamibacteria bacterium genome containing:
- a CDS encoding carbon monoxide dehydrogenase subunit G, encoding MLVEGRDNIRASRKEVWNFLTDAESVAQCTPGLESMEVLEPGKKFQALGALGLGTVKVKFKTIIEWTALNEPDSARMKMSGTAPGSSIDVASELELQDGADGTTELAWKADVRVVGTIASLASRLMKPVTMKMTTQFFSCVKKKIEG